In one Staphylococcus lutrae genomic region, the following are encoded:
- the ssuE gene encoding NADPH-dependent FMN reductase, with protein MVKVTIIAGGHKVASRLTGVIEYTERYLNQAEIETEVIQVHQLDAKALITADFSNASITATHQAIEESEGIIIISPVFKAAYSGILKTYLDLLPRRVFTGKTVLPLAVGGSFAHVLAMQYSLDPVIKELGADTIHKGRFILDQHISYNDDGSYHFDREADEALSKTLKKFVDDKSTVKS; from the coding sequence GTGGTAAAAGTAACAATTATTGCAGGGGGTCACAAAGTTGCATCTCGTTTGACAGGGGTGATCGAATATACAGAACGTTATCTCAACCAAGCGGAGATTGAGACAGAAGTCATTCAAGTCCATCAACTCGATGCAAAAGCACTGATTACTGCTGATTTTTCAAATGCCTCTATTACCGCTACGCATCAAGCAATCGAGGAATCAGAAGGCATTATCATCATTTCTCCAGTTTTCAAAGCAGCGTATTCTGGTATTTTAAAAACATATCTAGATTTATTACCACGCCGCGTTTTTACCGGTAAGACCGTCTTGCCTTTAGCCGTCGGGGGTTCTTTTGCACACGTCTTGGCGATGCAATATAGTCTCGATCCAGTCATTAAAGAACTGGGGGCAGATACGATTCATAAAGGCCGCTTCATTTTAGACCAACACATCTCTTACAATGATGACGGTAGTTATCACTTTGATCGCGAAGCAGATGAAGCGTTGAGTAAGACACTCAAAAAATTTGTAGACGATAAATCGACGGTTAAAAGCTAA
- a CDS encoding TetR/AcrR family transcriptional regulator, which yields MKNQEKTKRLDARRNKKKILMTVSQMLHENSDLESINMTAIAKRAEVGVGTLYRHFASKSLLCQAVINDQISDMFDEIESFLAAYSEASMYDRIYGVLEIFIKFKERNLNLLSFIEKHGLKENSFSAAPFYHDLYRILENEIAKQDEMTDVQLKLDLLLNGFSSDVYLFERFTRGYSKEKYLNKLLEIYLK from the coding sequence ATGAAAAATCAGGAAAAGACAAAGCGGTTAGATGCCCGACGCAATAAAAAGAAGATTTTAATGACAGTCTCACAAATGTTACATGAAAATAGTGACTTGGAATCTATCAATATGACAGCGATTGCGAAACGTGCTGAGGTCGGTGTTGGCACCCTATATCGCCATTTTGCGAGTAAATCATTGCTTTGCCAAGCCGTCATTAACGATCAAATCAGTGATATGTTTGATGAAATTGAATCTTTTTTAGCCGCGTATAGTGAAGCATCCATGTACGATAGAATTTATGGGGTGCTTGAGATCTTTATTAAGTTTAAAGAGCGCAATTTGAATTTGCTGAGTTTTATTGAAAAACATGGTTTGAAAGAAAACTCATTTAGTGCGGCGCCTTTTTATCATGACTTATATCGGATTTTAGAAAACGAAATCGCGAAACAAGATGAAATGACAGATGTTCAATTGAAATTGGACTTATTGTTAAACGGATTTTCTTCTGATGTCTACTTGTTTGAACGATTCACTCGGGGCTATTCAAAAGAAAAGTATTTGAATAAATTATTAGAAATATATTTAAAATAA
- a CDS encoding arylamine N-acetyltransferase family protein yields MDVQKIDERIAVDQNKQFETRVEALDYYLRHFMQHIPFENLDVQNGVEISTDINDLYEKFVEQHRGGYCYEMNTFFKAYLEAKGFEPYFLAGTIHTPGGGRSREDSHMSLAVDLEGETYIVDVGFGDLPVKVMHVTEHGEDTVDDTNGTYRAVSGQGMIRVQKWVDDAWQTKYEVTNKARNLDYFDDKIEYNSKNPESVFVKRLIVTMPTSVGRVTLSHQNFTVTDEEGKRKSPVTKENYRQLLNTHFGIDLKVDRLEKIEAE; encoded by the coding sequence ATGGATGTACAAAAAATAGATGAAAGAATCGCAGTGGATCAAAATAAACAATTTGAGACGCGCGTTGAAGCGTTGGATTATTACCTTCGCCATTTTATGCAACATATCCCATTTGAAAATTTAGATGTTCAAAATGGTGTTGAGATTTCTACAGATATTAATGATTTATATGAAAAATTTGTGGAACAACATAGAGGGGGATACTGCTATGAGATGAATACCTTTTTTAAAGCGTATTTAGAAGCAAAAGGCTTTGAACCGTATTTCCTTGCGGGGACGATTCATACGCCGGGGGGTGGTCGCAGCAGAGAAGACTCTCATATGTCATTGGCTGTCGATCTTGAAGGCGAAACGTATATTGTGGACGTTGGATTTGGTGATTTACCGGTTAAAGTCATGCATGTCACAGAACACGGTGAAGACACGGTCGATGATACAAATGGAACGTATCGAGCTGTGAGTGGTCAAGGGATGATTCGTGTTCAGAAATGGGTAGATGACGCATGGCAAACAAAATATGAAGTGACAAATAAAGCGAGAAATTTAGACTACTTTGATGATAAAATAGAGTATAATTCAAAAAATCCAGAATCCGTCTTTGTGAAACGTTTGATTGTGACGATGCCGACTTCAGTTGGAAGAGTGACATTGTCTCATCAAAATTTTACTGTCACGGATGAAGAAGGAAAACGAAAATCACCCGTGACAAAAGAGAATTACCGTCAATTGTTAAACACGCATTTCGGTATCGATTTGAAGGTGGATCGACTAGAAAAAATTGAAGCAGAATAA